A genomic window from Caldicellulosiruptor kronotskyensis 2002 includes:
- a CDS encoding MFS transporter: MHTQEDRKINKNILIGTTLSSFLIPFMSSAVNIAAPDIAKSFKLNTEELNLAISIFLIFSAAFILPMGKLSDTFDRTKIFKTGFLLFTLSTLMCALSTSIKTLLIFRALQGFFSAFTFVTSMPILIENHSPQIRGRLLGINTAVVYLGTSLGPFLGGLLVKLWGYRSIFLFGFAIGLIGSFVNLFLLQKEVKNTRQAKLLDSLKLLDKLGTILSMTGLFLLMYGASTFELGNTSKILFFAGLILMVIFVVVEAKLQNPILDVKLFVKIPQFGFSNLAAFINYSCTFSASYLLSLYLQLVKALPSQLAGSILIVQPLSQVITSLISGRASEKIEPRKLATSGMVLTTAGLFIFSTFAAKTNLVIVILNLFIMGIGFGLFSSPNTNVVMSCVPKSLYGTASSTISVMRVIGQAFSMAIVSFVSIMFLKGVKLSHENSILILKSMKTSFLVFAILSILGIVASYKRGNIYSEVEQSK, encoded by the coding sequence ATGCACACTCAAGAAGACAGAAAAATAAATAAAAACATACTCATTGGAACAACATTATCTTCTTTTTTGATACCGTTTATGTCAAGCGCAGTCAATATTGCCGCACCAGATATAGCAAAAAGTTTTAAACTCAACACTGAAGAGCTGAACCTTGCAATAAGCATATTTTTGATATTCTCTGCAGCCTTCATTCTTCCCATGGGAAAGCTCTCTGACACATTTGACAGGACAAAGATATTCAAAACCGGATTTTTGCTGTTTACACTTTCAACCCTGATGTGTGCACTTTCAACTTCAATTAAAACACTTTTAATTTTTAGGGCATTGCAAGGCTTTTTCTCAGCATTTACATTTGTAACATCGATGCCAATTTTGATTGAAAATCATTCTCCGCAAATAAGGGGAAGGCTTTTGGGGATAAACACAGCAGTTGTGTACTTGGGAACATCCTTAGGACCTTTTTTAGGTGGTTTACTTGTAAAACTTTGGGGATATAGAAGCATATTTTTGTTTGGATTTGCCATAGGACTTATTGGTTCATTTGTGAACCTGTTCTTGCTTCAAAAAGAAGTGAAAAATACAAGACAGGCAAAACTACTTGACAGCCTCAAATTGCTTGACAAACTGGGCACAATCCTGTCAATGACAGGTCTTTTTCTTTTAATGTACGGAGCCTCCACATTTGAACTGGGAAATACATCTAAAATTTTGTTCTTTGCAGGGTTAATTTTGATGGTAATTTTTGTTGTCGTAGAGGCAAAACTTCAAAATCCCATTCTGGATGTAAAACTGTTTGTAAAAATCCCTCAGTTTGGGTTTTCAAACTTGGCAGCGTTTATAAACTACAGCTGTACATTTTCTGCATCTTACCTTTTGTCGCTGTACCTTCAACTTGTAAAAGCTCTGCCATCCCAGCTTGCAGGCTCTATTTTGATTGTTCAACCACTGTCGCAGGTTATTACTTCATTAATTTCCGGCAGAGCCTCTGAAAAGATAGAACCAAGAAAGCTTGCAACATCTGGCATGGTTTTGACCACAGCTGGTCTTTTTATTTTTTCAACTTTCGCTGCTAAAACAAACCTTGTTATTGTTATTTTAAATCTGTTTATCATGGGAATTGGTTTTGGACTTTTCTCATCGCCAAACACAAATGTTGTTATGAGCTGTGTGCCAAAATCACTCTATGGCACAGCATCATCAACAATATCTGTCATGAGAGTTATAGGACAGGCATTCTCAATGGCAATTGTTTCGTTTGTATCAATCATGTTCTTAAAAGGTGTAAAGCTTTCGCACGAAAATTCTATCCTGATTTTAAAGAGCATGAAGACAAGCTTTTTGGTGTTTGCAATTCTCTCTATTCTGGGAATTGTTGCATCATACAAAAGAGGAAATATTTACTCTGAAGTAGAACAAAGCAAATAA
- a CDS encoding GNAT family N-acetyltransferase: MDKFLGIAWENIFIGLLGGFIVSFINYLYKKIKEKIIERKFPIKGFYITKFEDEIDGKKVICTAPAELKQKGNKIFGKTYMPKDKRSWIIEGEISSNGHIYGIYYAEDPIDKGIGNFFLKVDNKRRMVGLWSGYDSVNGKITSGRYEFYPILTGVKIMNMKKSDIPQIIEISDQELGKDYLNHNDIEQMIDSKEDYICKVAYCSDESKIVGFCLGFIINPEKLQSLLKVESAKIPRFLRLSDKIGVIKTVAVEKNYQGYGIGKKLVEDCYNELVKRGVQSVFSIAWKNGEVINIGGILTLLGFKKYLEINRYWEKESLEKGYFCPVCGNPPCACSAVIYAKAINTKL; the protein is encoded by the coding sequence ATGGACAAATTTCTTGGAATAGCTTGGGAAAATATTTTTATTGGTTTATTGGGTGGCTTTATTGTAAGTTTCATAAACTACCTGTACAAAAAGATTAAAGAAAAAATAATTGAGAGAAAATTTCCCATAAAAGGCTTTTATATTACAAAATTTGAAGATGAAATAGATGGGAAAAAAGTTATTTGTACTGCGCCGGCAGAATTAAAGCAAAAAGGAAATAAAATATTTGGTAAAACTTACATGCCCAAAGACAAAAGAAGTTGGATAATTGAGGGGGAGATTTCATCAAACGGTCACATTTATGGTATTTATTATGCAGAGGACCCTATTGACAAGGGGATAGGTAATTTCTTCTTGAAAGTCGACAATAAAAGAAGGATGGTGGGGTTGTGGTCTGGATACGATTCTGTAAATGGTAAAATAACTTCAGGAAGGTATGAATTTTATCCTATTCTCACAGGAGTAAAAATTATGAATATGAAAAAATCAGATATTCCCCAAATAATAGAAATCTCTGACCAAGAATTAGGGAAAGATTATTTAAATCATAATGATATAGAACAAATGATAGATAGCAAAGAAGATTACATATGTAAGGTGGCATATTGTAGCGATGAAAGCAAAATAGTAGGATTTTGCTTGGGTTTTATAATAAACCCAGAGAAATTACAATCGCTACTGAAAGTTGAATCTGCTAAAATACCACGCTTTTTACGCCTTTCTGATAAAATTGGAGTAATAAAAACTGTAGCAGTAGAGAAAAATTATCAAGGATATGGTATTGGGAAAAAATTAGTAGAAGACTGTTATAATGAGCTTGTAAAAAGAGGAGTGCAATCAGTATTTTCTATTGCTTGGAAAAATGGTGAGGTAATTAACATAGGGGGAATATTAACATTGTTAGGGTTTAAGAAATATTTGGAAATAAATAGATATTGGGAAAAGGAAAGTTTAGAAAAAGGATATTTTTGTCCAGTTTGTGGTAATCCTCCTTGTGCTTGTTCTGCAGTAATCTATGCAAAGGCGATAAATACGAAGTTATAA
- the queF gene encoding preQ(1) synthase: MSDKYQQRRFDIYGYEKIDTEVLEAIPYEYPEKNTVVEYITEEFSSVCPWTGLPDTAKLTIRYIPHQKLVELKSLKYYLTSYRNVGILQEHAVNRILDDLVKLLEPKFMEVIGEFHERGGISTKVVARYEK; this comes from the coding sequence ATGTCTGACAAATACCAGCAAAGAAGATTTGACATCTATGGGTATGAAAAGATTGACACAGAGGTCTTAGAAGCAATCCCCTATGAATATCCTGAAAAGAACACGGTAGTGGAATATATCACAGAAGAGTTTTCATCAGTCTGTCCATGGACAGGTCTTCCTGATACTGCAAAGCTCACAATTCGATATATCCCTCACCAAAAACTTGTTGAGCTAAAATCTCTCAAGTATTATCTTACTTCATACAGAAACGTTGGGATACTGCAGGAACATGCAGTAAATAGAATCCTTGATGACCTTGTAAAACTGCTTGAGCCAAAGTTTATGGAAGTGATTGGAGAGTTCCATGAACGTGGAGGAATATCAACAAAAGTAGTGGCAAGGTACGAAAAATAA
- a CDS encoding helix-turn-helix transcriptional regulator: protein MPEKEPLFYIEEIFDYVSQRPQKFALNFWEDPRYFKLHRHNFVEFMYVVKGEGTEHINSISYSLKPGTFSIVMPYQIHRIDYSEQTPLSIYVVAISFEELLAPSSIFYKIGKLLLSYDENVLPYYYFEGKEKEVMDRLFKEAWIYYNQQDVWAEIILKAKILEIVAYFDRCRNLVCEKSFQRPASNSVINRTQEESIPVPFDYWQLVYYVHKNYNQNIDLKTLSKEFHLSPSYISQLFKKLVGSNFHNFLNEVRLQHACSLLLSTDKPVTDIALEVGFDSYSTFARVFHKHKGMSAQEFRKRGGHNS, encoded by the coding sequence ATGCCAGAAAAAGAGCCTCTTTTTTACATAGAAGAGATTTTTGACTATGTCAGCCAGCGTCCACAGAAGTTTGCCCTGAATTTTTGGGAAGACCCAAGGTATTTTAAGCTTCACAGGCACAATTTTGTTGAGTTTATGTATGTTGTAAAAGGCGAGGGGACAGAACACATAAATTCAATCAGCTACAGTTTAAAACCTGGCACATTTTCAATTGTCATGCCGTACCAGATTCACAGAATAGATTATTCAGAGCAAACCCCTCTTTCAATCTATGTTGTTGCCATTTCGTTTGAGGAGCTTTTAGCACCGTCAAGCATTTTTTACAAAATAGGAAAGCTTCTTTTAAGTTATGACGAAAATGTCCTTCCCTATTATTACTTTGAAGGCAAGGAAAAAGAAGTGATGGACAGGCTCTTTAAAGAAGCTTGGATATATTATAACCAGCAGGATGTGTGGGCAGAGATAATACTCAAAGCCAAGATTTTAGAAATAGTTGCGTATTTTGACAGGTGCAGAAATTTGGTATGTGAAAAAAGCTTTCAAAGACCTGCTTCTAACTCTGTGATAAACAGAACTCAAGAAGAGAGCATTCCTGTTCCGTTCGACTACTGGCAGCTTGTGTACTATGTACATAAAAATTATAACCAGAACATAGACCTGAAAACCTTGTCAAAAGAGTTTCACTTAAGTCCTTCTTACATAAGCCAGCTTTTTAAAAAGCTTGTTGGGAGCAACTTTCACAACTTTTTGAATGAAGTGAGGCTTCAGCACGCATGCAGTTTGCTTCTTTCAACCGACAAGCCTGTAACAGACATAGCTCTTGAGGTTGGTTTTGATTCATATTCCACTTTTGCCAGAGTTTTTCATAAACACAAAGGTATGAGTGCTCAAGAGTTCAGGAAAAGAGGAGGTCACAACAGTTAA
- a CDS encoding IS607 family transposase translates to MLLSIQKIKEIHAICRRTLINWEKEGLIAPLRTPKGRRRYKKEDIEKLLGMIEEKPKPTVVLYARVSTKKQEEYLKNQIRRLEEYAKSQGWQYEVISEIASGVNENRRGLLRLLNKIKRGEVAKVVIEYPDRLARFGFEYLKFFMESFGVELIVLNGRENEEDINRELAEDLIAIVTSFAARIY, encoded by the coding sequence ATGTTGCTAAGTATTCAAAAAATTAAAGAGATACATGCTATCTGCCGAAGAACACTAATAAACTGGGAGAAGGAAGGGTTAATAGCACCTCTCAGGACACCGAAGGGAAGGAGAAGGTATAAAAAAGAAGACATAGAAAAGCTACTTGGTATGATAGAGGAAAAACCAAAACCAACCGTTGTTTTGTATGCAAGAGTCTCCACTAAAAAGCAAGAAGAGTACCTTAAAAACCAAATTAGAAGACTTGAAGAATATGCCAAGTCGCAAGGTTGGCAGTATGAAGTTATATCTGAAATAGCCAGCGGAGTGAATGAAAACAGGAGAGGACTATTAAGACTTTTGAACAAAATCAAAAGAGGAGAAGTTGCAAAAGTTGTAATAGAGTATCCCGACAGACTTGCAAGGTTTGGATTTGAATATCTTAAGTTTTTCATGGAGAGTTTTGGGGTAGAACTTATAGTGTTAAATGGCAGAGAAAACGAAGAAGATATTAACAGAGAACTGGCAGAGGACTTAATAGCGATAGTAACATCTTTTGCAGCAAGAATTTACTGA
- a CDS encoding type II toxin-antitoxin system VapC family toxin has product MRRLRVYLDTSVISHLDQHDNPEYMQITKKFWEELKQGKYNVYISSTVITELNKCKEPKRSRLLEYMSQIEFTRIEIDQQVLELAQRYVNECIIPSRFFDDAVHIAVASINECDILVSWNFKHIVRYKTIQGVNAINKLMGYREIQLVSPLMMLEEEE; this is encoded by the coding sequence TTGAGGAGGCTACGAGTATACCTTGACACCTCAGTTATAAGTCACTTAGACCAGCATGATAATCCTGAGTATATGCAGATAACAAAAAAATTTTGGGAAGAGCTCAAACAAGGAAAATACAATGTATACATTTCAAGTACAGTGATAACTGAATTAAATAAGTGCAAGGAACCAAAAAGAAGCAGGCTATTAGAGTATATGTCCCAGATAGAATTCACGAGAATTGAGATTGACCAACAAGTTTTGGAACTTGCACAGAGGTATGTGAATGAATGTATAATTCCGTCAAGGTTTTTCGACGACGCAGTTCATATTGCAGTAGCAAGCATTAACGAATGTGATATTTTGGTATCATGGAATTTTAAGCATATAGTTAGATATAAGACTATTCAAGGCGTAAACGCAATAAACAAACTTATGGGTTATAGAGAAATTCAACTGGTGTCACCACTTATGATGTTAGAGGAAGAGGAGTGA
- a CDS encoding permease: MFFPVQKFADFVTYTVFKIPQGSKLASAVNFFIFDTIKIFILLFLIVFVITFIRSFFSPEKTREILSHKKQNIFLAHILAALLGIVTPFCSCSAVPLFIGFVEAGIPLGVTFSYLIAAPMVNEVALGLLYANFGLKIALIYVLSGEIIAIVSGILIGKLNLEKYVEDYVFKIKVGNVQIAEDKKTLNQRLKETLEFTIELIKKVWVFVVVGIGIGAFLHGYIPTGALAKIAGKNNPFAVIFATALGIPLYSNAAGIIPLVSEFRRLGVSMGTSLSFMMSVTALSLPEMILLRRVLKPKLLGIFVAIVGCGIIITGYLFNLILG, translated from the coding sequence TTGTTTTTCCCCGTTCAAAAATTTGCTGATTTTGTGACATACACTGTTTTCAAAATCCCGCAGGGTTCAAAACTTGCAAGTGCTGTAAACTTTTTTATATTTGACACAATCAAAATTTTCATTCTGCTATTTTTGATTGTATTTGTGATAACCTTTATAAGAAGCTTTTTCTCACCAGAAAAGACAAGAGAAATTCTTTCACACAAAAAACAAAATATCTTCCTTGCCCACATTTTAGCAGCACTTTTAGGAATTGTGACGCCATTTTGTTCGTGCTCAGCAGTTCCGCTTTTTATCGGATTTGTTGAAGCAGGCATTCCACTTGGTGTGACATTTTCGTACCTGATTGCTGCCCCAATGGTAAATGAGGTGGCGCTTGGACTTTTATATGCAAATTTTGGTCTTAAAATCGCTCTCATCTATGTCCTGTCAGGTGAGATAATTGCAATTGTAAGTGGCATCCTAATTGGAAAGCTTAATCTTGAAAAATATGTTGAGGACTATGTTTTTAAAATCAAAGTTGGAAACGTCCAGATTGCTGAGGACAAAAAAACTTTAAATCAGCGTCTCAAAGAAACACTGGAATTTACCATTGAGCTTATAAAAAAGGTATGGGTATTTGTTGTAGTAGGAATTGGTATTGGTGCATTCTTGCATGGCTACATCCCAACAGGAGCACTGGCAAAGATTGCTGGTAAGAACAATCCTTTTGCTGTAATTTTTGCAACAGCACTTGGAATACCTCTTTATTCTAACGCAGCAGGAATAATTCCACTTGTGAGTGAATTCAGACGCCTCGGGGTTTCGATGGGAACATCACTCTCTTTCATGATGAGTGTAACAGCCCTATCTTTGCCTGAGATGATACTTCTTCGCAGGGTGTTAAAGCCAAAGCTTCTTGGAATATTTGTGGCAATTGTGGGCTGTGGAATAATTATAACAGGGTATCTATTTAACCTTATTCTTGGATAA
- a CDS encoding thioredoxin family protein, with the protein MVIKVLGGGCANCKKLMENAKKAAEELGIEAHFEEVKDIEKIMSYGVMRTPALVVDEKLIFSGRVTGVEEIKEILKKEAGK; encoded by the coding sequence ATGGTTATAAAAGTTCTTGGTGGTGGATGTGCAAACTGTAAAAAACTAATGGAAAATGCTAAAAAGGCAGCTGAGGAGCTTGGAATTGAGGCTCATTTTGAAGAGGTAAAAGACATCGAAAAGATAATGTCTTACGGTGTTATGAGAACGCCTGCTCTTGTTGTTGATGAAAAGCTCATATTCTCAGGCAGGGTTACAGGTGTTGAGGAAATAAAAGAAATTTTGAAAAAAGAGGCAGGAAAGTGA
- the queF gene encoding preQ(1) synthase: MSDKYQQRRFDIYGYEKIDTEVLEAIPYEYPEKNTVVEYITEEFSSVCPWTGLPDTAKLTIRYIPHQKLVELKSLKYYLTSYRNVGILQEHAVNRILDDLVKLLEPKFMEVIGEFHERGGISTKVVARYEK; this comes from the coding sequence ATGTCTGACAAATACCAGCAAAGAAGATTTGACATCTATGGGTATGAAAAGATTGACACAGAGGTCTTAGAAGCAATCCCTTATGAATACCCTGAAAAGAACACGGTAGTGGAATATATCACAGAAGAGTTTTCATCAGTCTGTCCATGGACAGGTCTTCCTGATACTGCAAAGCTCACAATTCGATATATCCCTCACCAAAAACTTGTTGAGCTAAAATCTCTCAAGTATTATCTTACCTCATACAGAAACGTTGGGATACTGCAGGAACATGCAGTAAATAGAATCCTTGATGACCTTGTAAAACTGCTTGAGCCAAAGTTTATGGAAGTGATTGGAGAGTTCCATGAACGTGGAGGAATATCAACAAAAGTAGTGGCAAGGTACGAAAAATAA
- a CDS encoding IS200/IS605 family accessory protein TnpB-related protein: MVTVQAKLIFDSSKDKQKVLDLMRRWSSCMRYAYKRLLEGHKRNELKRQLQGIFNLNSRYVDDAIMKAKSILTSCKERGENPEKVIFGGRQLFEKLKRRHINGKANRKLQLKWQEKRKGSLYSRGDRSKNGNLNTRIEIDGNFTKLRINVGEREYVYATIQGGWKMKGKTYMDRNLLLQAISSSSEPYSVELKLKNGVVYAYFTVEEVFPKPAITRANGVIGIDTNAYPKNVAWAETDEYGQFLGYGRIPLEKLESGSSSKREYYRWQYAHMIVQMAKEKKKAIVIENLSIQDRGRRGDFSGRKSRRIRHYFGYRSLLEKVKLLAKREGVEVIEVDPAYTSVIGMLKYAPQFMVSKDIAAAYVIARRGLGLRERIPHNYMLLLGAGAMAFPNTACWGWESFDGRTTSTPAAKHVLMCTVWLTRSLSSSESKQGRQQCTQ; this comes from the coding sequence ATGGTAACAGTTCAGGCTAAGCTAATTTTTGACAGCAGCAAAGATAAGCAAAAAGTATTAGACCTTATGAGAAGATGGTCCTCTTGTATGAGGTATGCATACAAGAGGTTACTTGAAGGTCACAAAAGGAATGAACTCAAAAGGCAGCTGCAAGGAATTTTTAATCTTAATTCCCGATACGTTGATGATGCAATAATGAAAGCAAAAAGCATTTTGACCTCATGCAAAGAAAGAGGAGAAAATCCTGAAAAGGTCATTTTTGGTGGTAGGCAACTTTTTGAAAAACTAAAGAGGCGGCACATAAACGGCAAAGCAAATAGGAAACTTCAACTTAAGTGGCAGGAGAAAAGGAAGGGGAGTCTGTACTCAAGAGGAGACAGGAGCAAAAATGGGAATCTCAATACAAGGATTGAGATAGACGGAAACTTCACAAAACTCAGGATTAATGTAGGGGAAAGAGAGTACGTATATGCGACGATACAAGGTGGATGGAAGATGAAAGGTAAGACATACATGGATAGGAACCTACTGCTACAAGCGATAAGCAGCTCAAGTGAACCTTATTCTGTAGAACTGAAACTCAAAAACGGTGTAGTATATGCCTACTTCACCGTTGAAGAAGTTTTCCCCAAGCCTGCGATAACGAGAGCAAATGGAGTTATAGGGATAGACACTAACGCATATCCAAAGAATGTTGCATGGGCAGAAACAGATGAGTACGGACAGTTTCTGGGATATGGCAGAATACCACTTGAGAAGCTTGAGAGTGGAAGCTCAAGCAAGAGAGAGTATTACAGGTGGCAGTATGCACACATGATAGTACAAATGGCGAAAGAGAAGAAAAAAGCGATAGTGATTGAGAACCTTAGCATACAGGACAGGGGCAGAAGAGGAGATTTTTCAGGTAGAAAATCAAGACGGATAAGGCACTATTTTGGGTACAGGTCACTTTTGGAAAAGGTAAAACTTCTGGCAAAACGGGAAGGAGTAGAGGTTATAGAAGTAGACCCTGCGTATACTTCGGTAATAGGTATGTTGAAGTATGCACCGCAGTTTATGGTGAGCAAGGATATTGCGGCAGCGTATGTAATAGCGCGAAGAGGCCTTGGCTTGAGAGAAAGGATACCGCACAATTATATGCTGCTTCTTGGGGCAGGGGCTATGGCTTTCCCAAATACCGCCTGCTGGGGCTGGGAAAGCTTTGATGGGCGGACTACAAGTACCCCAGCCGCCAAACATGTGCTAATGTGCACAGTTTGGTTGACCAGGAGTTTGAGTAGTTCTGAGTCTAAACAGGGCAGGCAACAGTGTACACAGTGA
- a CDS encoding Uma2 family endonuclease, producing MEDYILEEFNYDKYKNIEDDNRYEIIEGRLYNLAPSPSIFHQHVCGNIYHKLRIFLQGKECIPFISPVDVILAPKGAEDKDIKNVVQPDVFVICDKSKIDQKGIIGAPEFIVEVVYLNTSARDYLIKLKLYEKYGTKEYWIVNPQEKSVAVFTQAEEGGFDRGRIFFHPAVVKSSALPGFEMSTEEIFSNI from the coding sequence ATGGAAGACTACATTTTAGAAGAATTCAATTATGATAAGTACAAAAATATAGAAGATGATAACAGATATGAAATTATCGAGGGAAGGCTGTACAATTTAGCTCCCTCTCCTTCGATTTTTCATCAGCATGTGTGCGGGAACATATACCATAAACTGAGGATTTTTCTGCAAGGAAAAGAATGCATACCTTTCATTTCGCCTGTGGATGTGATACTTGCCCCAAAAGGAGCTGAAGATAAGGATATAAAAAACGTTGTGCAGCCAGATGTATTCGTCATTTGTGACAAATCTAAGATTGATCAAAAAGGGATTATAGGAGCACCAGAATTTATTGTAGAGGTTGTTTATCTAAACACATCTGCAAGGGATTATCTTATAAAACTAAAACTATATGAAAAATATGGTACAAAAGAGTACTGGATTGTAAATCCTCAGGAAAAAAGCGTGGCTGTGTTTACACAAGCAGAAGAAGGTGGATTTGACAGAGGCAGAATATTTTTTCATCCAGCTGTGGTAAAATCTTCAGCTTTGCCAGGCTTTGAAATGTCAACTGAAGAGATTTTCAGCAACATATAG
- a CDS encoding ABC transporter permease, protein MVKFFYIKFAANNIKRNTQAYIPYILTCIGAVMMFYNMCFLSNTEDIGHLSDSQALRSILRFGAGVIGIFSVIFIFYVNSFLIKRRKKEFGLFNILGMEKRHIARIMFFETVIIGLICIATGILSGIILSKLMTLLLFKIVSFKVVFGFEISPSSILVTILLFSGIFILNLIYNIFSVHLSKPIELLKASNVGEKEPKTKWLLTIIGIVCLGIGYYIALTTEKPLAAMNIFFVAVILVMIATYCLFTAGSIAFLKTLRKNKNYYYKPHHFIWISNMIYRMKQNAVGLANICILSTAVIVVLSTTISLYIGVEDVLKTRYPQEIIITSDNINLENVKKIDNTIMQQLRKFNIVPKNMVKYKYLELALIQDKTHFRIKKQNFFDKNSAIAFVVPLEDYSKIEKKVIKLSDKEVLLYTIDANIPGNFINFNGFKLSIKKRLTSNSLTNSLTPAISYFWIIVKDIETMKKIFCSLNSNKNDMVQFSYYYGFDFDGNKDNLMDIYTSLKNSLNKIVNNATIEVREMAREGFYSIHGGLLFIGLFLGLLFIMATVLIIYYKQIEEGFDDRHRYEILQKVGMTRLEIKKSIQSQILATFFLPLFSAIVHIAFAFKIIVKMLQVFNLTNIPLYALCTSAVILVFAIFYTGVYALTAKTYYKIVS, encoded by the coding sequence ATGGTTAAATTTTTTTATATAAAATTTGCAGCCAACAACATAAAAAGAAATACCCAAGCATATATCCCATATATTTTGACCTGTATTGGAGCAGTTATGATGTTTTACAACATGTGTTTTTTGTCTAATACAGAAGATATCGGACATTTGAGCGATAGCCAAGCGCTGAGGAGTATTTTGCGATTTGGAGCAGGAGTAATTGGTATTTTTTCTGTTATATTTATTTTTTATGTAAACAGCTTTTTGATAAAGAGGCGTAAAAAAGAATTTGGACTTTTCAATATTCTTGGAATGGAAAAAAGACATATAGCAAGGATTATGTTTTTTGAAACGGTAATCATAGGACTGATATGTATTGCAACTGGTATTTTATCAGGAATAATTTTAAGCAAACTTATGACACTTCTACTTTTTAAAATTGTAAGTTTTAAAGTTGTGTTTGGTTTTGAAATATCACCGTCATCCATTTTGGTCACAATTCTTTTATTCAGCGGAATTTTTATTTTAAACCTTATATATAACATCTTCTCGGTACATCTATCAAAACCCATTGAATTATTAAAAGCAAGCAATGTAGGTGAAAAAGAACCAAAAACAAAATGGCTTTTGACTATCATTGGTATAGTTTGCCTTGGTATTGGATATTACATTGCACTTACAACTGAAAAGCCTTTAGCAGCGATGAACATCTTTTTTGTTGCAGTTATCTTAGTAATGATAGCGACATATTGTTTGTTTACAGCTGGAAGCATAGCATTTTTAAAGACTCTTCGGAAAAACAAAAACTATTACTATAAACCTCATCATTTTATATGGATTTCTAACATGATATACAGGATGAAACAAAATGCAGTTGGACTTGCAAACATATGTATACTTTCAACCGCAGTAATTGTTGTCCTTTCAACCACAATTTCCCTGTATATTGGAGTTGAGGATGTTTTAAAAACTCGCTATCCACAAGAAATAATTATTACATCGGACAATATTAATTTGGAAAATGTAAAAAAAATTGATAATACGATAATGCAGCAATTGCGAAAATTTAATATAGTTCCTAAAAACATGGTTAAATACAAATATTTAGAGCTTGCTTTAATTCAAGATAAAACTCATTTCAGAATAAAAAAACAAAATTTTTTTGATAAGAACTCAGCCATTGCCTTTGTAGTGCCTCTTGAGGATTACAGTAAAATTGAAAAGAAAGTTATCAAATTATCTGATAAAGAAGTTCTTCTGTATACTATTGATGCTAATATTCCGGGAAATTTTATCAATTTCAATGGTTTCAAGCTCTCAATTAAAAAACGATTAACTTCAAACTCTCTAACTAATAGCCTTACACCAGCCATTAGTTACTTTTGGATAATAGTCAAAGACATTGAAACAATGAAGAAAATCTTCTGTTCACTAAATAGCAATAAAAACGACATGGTACAATTTTCATATTATTATGGTTTTGATTTTGATGGTAATAAGGATAATCTCATGGACATTTACACATCACTAAAAAATAGCTTAAATAAAATAGTAAATAATGCAACAATTGAAGTTCGTGAAATGGCAAGAGAAGGTTTTTACTCTATCCATGGCGGGTTATTATTCATTGGCTTGTTTCTTGGACTTTTGTTTATTATGGCAACAGTGCTTATAATTTACTATAAACAAATTGAAGAAGGATTTGATGATAGGCATCGCTATGAAATTTTACAGAAAGTGGGTATGACGCGTCTGGAGATTAAAAAGTCAATACAAAGCCAAATACTTGCAACCTTCTTTTTGCCTTTATTCTCAGCAATAGTTCACATAGCGTTTGCTTTTAAAATAATAGTTAAAATGTTACAGGTATTCAACCTTACAAATATACCTTTGTATGCTCTTTGCACATCTGCTGTTATACTTGTGTTTGCTATATTTTATACTGGCGTGTATGCCCTTACAGCAAAAACCTATTATAAAATTGTAAGTTAG
- a CDS encoding ArsR/SmtB family transcription factor produces the protein MSMEERLAKVFKALSHPIRIKIVQNLLSGEKCVCDLLQFVEFSQPNLSQHLKILKEAGLLEHRKVGANMHYRIKNEYVKALLNIAEKFIIESQNFERM, from the coding sequence ATGTCTATGGAAGAAAGGCTTGCAAAGGTGTTCAAAGCGCTTTCTCACCCAATTAGAATAAAGATAGTTCAAAACCTTTTGAGCGGTGAAAAGTGCGTATGTGACCTTTTACAGTTTGTTGAATTTTCTCAACCAAATTTATCTCAACATTTAAAAATCTTAAAAGAGGCTGGTTTGCTTGAACACCGCAAAGTGGGTGCAAATATGCATTACAGGATTAAAAATGAATATGTCAAGGCTTTGCTGAATATAGCAGAAAAATTCATAATTGAGAGCCAAAATTTTGAAAGGATGTGA